In Streptomyces sp. SN-593, a single genomic region encodes these proteins:
- a CDS encoding TetR/AcrR family transcriptional regulator encodes MATRTTRRSQRRTEALSRERIVGAAVELLDSAGEGGLTFRALAERLSTGSGAIYWHVANKDELLGAATDAVIAGALPAGPGDPAAGPREEIRAVALGLFVAIEEHPWLATQLSAQMARNPWGPVTPRIFERVGRRVRALDVPEENWFTATSVLVHYVLGAAGQNAANTAGARALGPDADRAAFLDSVAKAWEDLDPEDYPLTRAAADQIRDHDDREQFLAGVDLVLAGVMTLRPAAPPS; translated from the coding sequence ATGGCAACGCGGACGACCCGCCGCTCGCAGCGGCGCACGGAGGCGCTCTCCCGGGAGCGCATCGTCGGGGCGGCGGTCGAACTGCTCGACAGCGCGGGCGAGGGCGGACTGACCTTCCGGGCGCTGGCCGAGCGCCTCTCCACCGGGTCCGGCGCGATCTACTGGCACGTGGCGAACAAGGACGAGCTGCTCGGCGCGGCGACGGACGCCGTGATCGCCGGTGCGCTGCCCGCCGGTCCGGGCGACCCCGCTGCCGGGCCGCGGGAGGAGATCCGCGCGGTCGCCCTCGGCCTGTTCGTCGCGATCGAGGAGCATCCGTGGCTGGCCACGCAGCTCTCGGCGCAGATGGCGCGCAACCCGTGGGGGCCGGTCACACCGCGGATCTTCGAGCGGGTCGGGCGGCGGGTGCGCGCGCTGGACGTACCCGAGGAGAACTGGTTCACGGCCACCTCGGTGCTGGTGCACTACGTCCTCGGCGCCGCCGGCCAGAACGCCGCGAACACCGCGGGCGCCCGGGCGCTGGGTCCGGACGCGGACCGCGCCGCGTTCCTGGACTCCGTCGCCAAGGCGTGGGAGGACCTGGACCCGGAGGACTACCCGCTGACCCGGGCGGCCGCGGACCAGATCCGCGACCACGACGACCGCGAGCAGTTCCTGGCCGGTGTGGACCTCGTCCTCGCGGGCGTCATGACGCTGCGGCCCGCCGCTCCGCCGTCCTGA
- a CDS encoding ROK family protein: MTQIRTRLERGRGALGPALGLVHTGRAPTRALLTAELGVTRATAGAVAAELEALGLIRVDTRPTGPSGAQGRPSHRLEVAPEGPVALAAQVHADGFRAALVGLGGETVATSPGSMTVPADPAHVLGEVVAAGAELLRAHGRECVGAGLAVPSAVAEPEGTALNPLHLAWPAGAPVLRVFTEQVSKAGITGPGGRPVPCFVGNDVNVAALAEHRHGAGRDAQHLLVVASGHRGVGGALVLDGRLHTGSAGLALEVGHLTVRPDGRPCHCGSRGCLDVEADPLAFIEAAGRPAGPEVSLLEQSRDLLRAEYDDPAVRGAAHTLIDRLGTGLAGLVNVLNPDRILLGGLHGHLLDADPDRLRAVVADRSLWGRSGGVPLLACALKHNSLVGAAELAWQPVLDDPLGSLGV; the protein is encoded by the coding sequence GTGACACAGATTCGGACAAGGCTTGAGCGCGGCCGAGGCGCGCTCGGTCCAGCGCTCGGCCTGGTACACACCGGCCGCGCGCCGACCCGCGCCCTGCTCACCGCCGAACTGGGTGTGACCAGGGCGACGGCCGGAGCGGTGGCGGCCGAACTCGAGGCTCTCGGCCTGATCCGGGTCGACACCAGGCCGACCGGGCCCTCCGGCGCGCAGGGCCGCCCCTCGCACCGGCTGGAAGTGGCCCCCGAGGGACCGGTCGCGCTCGCCGCCCAGGTGCACGCCGACGGCTTCCGCGCCGCGCTGGTCGGCCTCGGCGGCGAGACGGTGGCGACCTCGCCCGGCTCCATGACGGTCCCGGCCGACCCGGCGCACGTCCTCGGCGAGGTGGTGGCGGCCGGCGCGGAACTGCTGCGCGCCCACGGGCGGGAGTGCGTCGGCGCGGGGCTCGCGGTGCCGTCCGCGGTCGCCGAGCCGGAGGGCACCGCGCTCAACCCGCTGCACCTGGCCTGGCCGGCCGGCGCGCCGGTGCTGAGGGTCTTCACCGAGCAGGTGTCCAAGGCCGGCATCACCGGTCCCGGCGGCCGCCCGGTGCCCTGCTTCGTGGGCAACGACGTCAACGTGGCGGCGCTCGCCGAGCACCGCCACGGCGCCGGCCGTGACGCCCAGCACCTGCTGGTGGTCGCCTCCGGGCACCGCGGGGTCGGCGGCGCCCTGGTGCTCGACGGCCGCCTGCACACCGGCAGCGCCGGACTCGCCCTGGAGGTGGGCCACCTGACCGTCCGTCCGGACGGACGGCCCTGCCACTGCGGCTCGCGCGGCTGCCTCGACGTGGAGGCCGACCCGCTCGCCTTCATCGAGGCCGCCGGGCGCCCGGCCGGACCGGAGGTCTCGCTCCTGGAGCAGTCCCGGGACCTCCTGCGCGCGGAGTACGACGACCCGGCCGTGCGCGGCGCCGCCCACACCCTCATTGACCGCCTCGGCACCGGCCTGGCCGGGCTGGTCAACGTGCTCAACCCCGACCGCATCCTGCTCGGCGGCCTGCACGGCCACCTGCTCGACGCCGATCCCGACCGGCTGCGCGCGGTCGTCGCCGACCGCAGTCTGTGGGGGCGCAGCGGAGGCGTCCCGCTGCTGGCGTGCGCGCTGAAGCACAACAGCCTGGTCGGCGCCGCCGAACTCGCCTGGCAGCCGGTCCTGGACGACCCCCTGGGCTCGCTCGGCGTGTGA
- a CDS encoding MFS transporter, with amino-acid sequence MPTLNKIGTALSRSHHTFAPDPALRALRVALTVFFAVDGFLFAGWVVRIPAIKAQVGASAGQLGLALLGVSVGAIATMMLTGRLCRAFGNERVTVATAALLAVSVALPPRTHSALALGLVLLLFGTSYGGLNVAMNSVAVDLVAALRRPVMSSFHAAYSLGGLLGAGIGGLLASHLSPATHLMLLTPIGLVTVVFAGRVLVAHPLSRGRVEVGAAGGSAAGPVAGGSAAGGAAGAAPGAEVAGRGGVGGRGRGSGRGDAAGAGAPTTGRASSGHRTALLVAVFGLIAGCSAYGEGALAEWGALHIQQDLHNGPGIAAAGYACVTSAMTLGRLTGTALLTRLGQSRALVLGGLTACVGMLVGALAPFTALVMVGFACTGLGLANLFPTAIARAGALTGPSGVAAASTLGYGGMLLGPPSIGFLTDAVGLPIALTTVSALAAVAAVIAWSVRHTSAPRAV; translated from the coding sequence GTGCCGACGCTGAACAAAATAGGGACGGCGCTGTCCCGATCCCACCACACATTCGCCCCCGACCCCGCGCTGCGCGCCCTGCGCGTCGCGTTGACGGTCTTCTTCGCGGTGGACGGGTTCCTGTTCGCCGGGTGGGTGGTGCGCATCCCCGCGATCAAGGCGCAGGTCGGTGCGTCCGCCGGGCAGTTGGGGCTGGCGCTGCTGGGCGTCTCGGTCGGGGCCATCGCCACGATGATGCTCACCGGGCGGCTGTGCCGTGCCTTCGGCAACGAGCGGGTGACCGTCGCGACGGCCGCCCTGCTGGCGGTCAGCGTGGCGCTTCCGCCCCGTACCCACTCGGCCCTCGCCCTCGGCCTGGTGCTGCTGCTCTTCGGCACGTCCTACGGGGGGCTGAACGTCGCGATGAACAGTGTCGCCGTGGACCTGGTCGCGGCGCTGCGCCGTCCGGTGATGTCCAGCTTCCACGCGGCCTACAGCCTGGGCGGGCTGCTCGGTGCGGGCATCGGCGGGCTGCTGGCGTCCCACCTGTCGCCCGCCACCCATCTGATGCTGCTCACGCCGATCGGGCTGGTGACGGTGGTGTTCGCGGGGCGGGTGCTGGTGGCGCACCCGCTGAGTCGGGGGCGGGTGGAGGTGGGCGCCGCGGGTGGGTCGGCCGCGGGGCCGGTGGCCGGTGGTTCGGCGGCGGGCGGGGCGGCCGGTGCGGCGCCGGGTGCTGAGGTGGCCGGGCGAGGTGGGGTGGGTGGCCGCGGTCGGGGGAGCGGGCGTGGTGACGCGGCCGGGGCGGGGGCGCCCACCACCGGGCGCGCGTCCTCCGGGCACCGGACCGCCCTGCTCGTCGCCGTGTTCGGCCTGATCGCCGGGTGTTCGGCCTACGGTGAGGGCGCGCTCGCCGAGTGGGGCGCGCTCCACATCCAGCAGGACCTGCACAACGGGCCCGGGATCGCCGCCGCCGGCTACGCGTGCGTCACCTCGGCGATGACGCTCGGGCGGTTGACCGGAACCGCGCTGCTCACGCGGCTCGGGCAGAGCCGTGCGCTGGTGCTCGGCGGTCTGACCGCGTGCGTCGGGATGCTGGTGGGCGCGCTCGCGCCGTTCACGGCGCTGGTGATGGTCGGGTTCGCGTGCACCGGGCTCGGGCTGGCGAACCTCTTCCCCACGGCCATCGCGCGGGCCGGCGCGCTGACCGGTCCGAGCGGTGTCGCCGCGGCGTCCACCCTCGGGTACGGCGGGATGCTGCTCGGACCGCCCTCGATCGGGTTCCTGACGGACGCGGTGGGGCTGCCCATCGCGTTGACGACGGTCTCCGCGCTTGCCGCGGTCGCGGCGGTGATCGCCTGGTCGGTGCGGCATACTTCGGCGCCTCGGGCGGTCTGA
- a CDS encoding DUF3291 domain-containing protein: MPRLALYTFGVLKAPLADPAPIVREFHERGEAVYRGIGGHAGYLGRAEPAEGARGDLFELDWGAWGEFAVPGWYGKGRTADTTALAATLSLWTGLEAAFDAVYGGPHREALNRRYDWFERTGHPGYVFWWVPDGVTPTWRDGVLRLEHLHGRGRAPYAFDFRGFFTPEGDPVRVRT; this comes from the coding sequence ATGCCCCGGCTTGCGCTGTACACGTTCGGCGTCCTCAAGGCGCCGCTCGCCGATCCCGCGCCCATCGTGCGCGAGTTCCACGAGCGGGGTGAGGCCGTCTACCGGGGGATCGGCGGGCATGCGGGGTACCTCGGCCGGGCCGAGCCGGCGGAGGGTGCGAGGGGCGACCTGTTCGAGCTGGACTGGGGTGCGTGGGGGGAGTTCGCCGTGCCGGGCTGGTACGGCAAGGGGCGTACGGCCGACACCACGGCCCTGGCCGCGACCCTGTCCCTCTGGACCGGCCTGGAGGCGGCCTTCGACGCCGTCTACGGGGGACCGCACCGGGAGGCGCTGAACCGGCGGTACGACTGGTTCGAGCGGACGGGGCACCCGGGGTACGTGTTCTGGTGGGTGCCGGACGGGGTGACGCCCACGTGGCGGGACGGGGTCTTGAGGCTGGAGCACCTTCACGGCCGCGGGCGCGCGCCGTACGCCTTCGACTTCCGCGGTTTCTTCACCCCGGAGGGGGACCCGGTCCGGGTCAGGACCTGA
- a CDS encoding MarR family winged helix-turn-helix transcriptional regulator produces the protein MTGDKGERALVQEWRDILAVHARTACEIDRELHQYGLGASDFEVLDVLVGDDAEDGCTFRVQELADRVHLSQSALSRLVARLEKEGLVDRGICSEDRRGVRVAITDAGRTRYEQARPHHRAVLERMLVRS, from the coding sequence ATGACCGGCGACAAGGGTGAGCGCGCGCTCGTGCAGGAATGGCGGGACATCCTCGCTGTTCACGCCCGTACGGCTTGTGAGATCGACCGCGAGCTGCACCAGTACGGACTCGGCGCCAGCGACTTCGAGGTGCTGGACGTCCTGGTCGGCGACGACGCGGAGGACGGCTGCACGTTCCGCGTGCAGGAACTGGCCGACCGCGTCCACCTCAGCCAGAGCGCGCTGTCCCGGCTGGTGGCCCGCCTGGAGAAGGAGGGCCTGGTCGACCGCGGCATCTGCAGCGAGGACCGGCGCGGCGTGCGGGTCGCCATCACCGATGCCGGCCGCACCCGCTACGAGCAGGCCCGCCCCCACCACCGCGCCGTCCTGGAACGGATGCTCGTCAGGTCCTGA
- a CDS encoding MFS transporter encodes MTSPSVPSPSVPRSDERWSALQWGTLLVLCAALFLDALDVSMVGVALPSIGSDLHLSTSSLQWVVSGYILGYGGLLLLGGRAADLLGRRRVFLTALAVFAVASLLGGLVDSGDLLIATRFVKGLSAAFTAPAGLSIITTTFAEGPVRNKALTIYSSCGATGFSMGLVLSGFLTEAGWRWTMLLPAPVALVALVAGLKLIPKSPREKADGRGFDLPGAVTGAGSMLLLVFTVVSASTAGWASARTLGSFAAVAVLLAAFVAIEQRSSHPLVRLGVLRDSRQVRANLGAATFFGSYVAFQFLVTQYLQNVLGYSAMQTALAFLPAGSLVAILSTRMGPVVDRFGTPRVIAAGFTSLVVGYVLFLRIGLHPNYAAVILPSMLLLGGAFAAAFPSLNIQATNGVRDEEQGMVSGLLNTSFQVGGAIFLAVVTAVVTSGANGHPASPQATLDSYRPGLWVVTGVGFAGLLLTLSGLRRRRPSYGILVASSETEAARADGGQGADVSVDDGRVAARD; translated from the coding sequence ATGACCTCTCCGTCAGTCCCGTCCCCCTCCGTCCCCCGCTCCGACGAGCGATGGAGCGCCCTGCAGTGGGGCACCCTCCTCGTGCTGTGCGCCGCGCTCTTCCTCGACGCCCTCGACGTCTCGATGGTCGGCGTCGCGCTGCCCTCGATCGGCAGCGACCTGCACCTGTCCACGTCCTCGCTGCAATGGGTCGTCAGCGGCTACATCCTCGGCTACGGCGGCCTGCTGCTCCTCGGCGGCCGGGCGGCCGACCTGCTCGGCCGGCGCCGCGTCTTCCTGACCGCGCTCGCGGTCTTCGCGGTGGCCTCGCTGCTCGGCGGCCTGGTCGACTCCGGCGACCTGCTGATCGCCACCCGGTTCGTCAAGGGCCTCAGCGCCGCGTTCACCGCGCCCGCGGGCCTGTCCATCATCACCACGACCTTCGCCGAGGGCCCGGTCCGCAACAAGGCGCTGACGATCTACTCCAGTTGCGGGGCGACCGGCTTCTCGATGGGCCTGGTGCTCTCCGGGTTCCTCACCGAGGCCGGCTGGCGCTGGACCATGCTGCTGCCCGCGCCCGTCGCGCTGGTCGCGCTCGTCGCCGGGCTGAAGCTGATCCCGAAGTCGCCGCGCGAGAAGGCCGACGGCCGCGGGTTCGACCTGCCGGGCGCGGTCACGGGCGCCGGCTCGATGCTGCTGCTGGTGTTCACCGTGGTCTCGGCCTCGACCGCCGGGTGGGCCTCCGCCCGCACGCTCGGCTCCTTCGCCGCGGTCGCGGTCCTGCTGGCCGCCTTCGTCGCCATCGAGCAGCGCTCGTCCCACCCGCTGGTCCGGCTCGGGGTGCTCCGCGACTCCCGGCAGGTGCGCGCCAACCTCGGTGCCGCCACCTTCTTCGGGTCCTACGTCGCCTTCCAGTTCCTCGTCACGCAGTACCTCCAGAACGTGCTGGGCTACAGCGCCATGCAGACCGCGCTCGCGTTCCTGCCCGCGGGCTCGCTCGTCGCGATCCTGTCCACCCGGATGGGGCCGGTCGTCGACCGGTTCGGCACCCCGCGGGTGATCGCGGCGGGCTTCACCTCACTGGTCGTCGGCTACGTCCTGTTCCTGCGGATCGGCCTGCACCCGAACTACGCGGCCGTCATCCTGCCCTCGATGCTGCTGCTCGGCGGCGCCTTCGCCGCTGCCTTCCCGTCGCTGAACATCCAGGCGACCAACGGCGTGCGCGACGAGGAGCAGGGCATGGTCTCCGGGCTGCTGAACACGTCCTTCCAGGTCGGCGGCGCGATCTTCCTCGCCGTCGTCACCGCGGTGGTCACCTCCGGCGCGAACGGGCACCCCGCGAGCCCGCAGGCCACCCTCGACAGCTACCGGCCCGGCCTGTGGGTCGTCACCGGGGTCGGCTTCGCCGGGCTGCTGCTCACCCTGAGCGGGCTGCGCCGCCGCCGTCCCTCGTACGGCATCCTCGTCGCCTCCTCGGAGACGGAGGCGGCCCGCGCCGACGGCGGGCAGGGTGCGGACGTGAGCGTCGACGACGGCCGCGTCGCCGCCCGCGACTAG
- a CDS encoding geranylgeranyl reductase family protein — MLADSAEQRRQPSVASGSENDVSGEQPAQGSGAENDGTEPVWDVVVVGAGPAGASAAHAAAVTGRRVLLLEKSELPRYKTCGGGIIGPSRDALPPGYELPLRDRVHAVTFSLNGRLTRTKRSRQMLFGLINRPEFDAGLVDAAREAGAEVRTGVTVSRVEQHGPGVPDRRTVAVVVTGGPGVPRGEEQTVYARAVVGADGSASRIGAHVGVKLDQVDLGLESEIPVPASVAEDWAGRVHIDWGPLPGSYGWVFPKGDSLTVGVISARGDGGATKRYLDDFVARLGLSGFEPSVSSGHLTRCRADDSPLSRGRVLVCGDAAGLLEPWTREGISYALRSGRLAGEWAVRIAEAHDAVDARRQALNYAFAVKAGLGVEMGVGRRMLALFERRPGLLHAALTSFPPAWRAFAGITRGKRSLADLVRSHSIARRALDAVDRP, encoded by the coding sequence ATGCTTGCGGACAGCGCTGAACAGCGACGACAGCCGAGCGTGGCGAGCGGGAGCGAAAACGACGTGAGCGGTGAGCAGCCGGCCCAGGGCAGCGGTGCGGAGAACGACGGGACCGAGCCGGTCTGGGACGTCGTGGTGGTCGGTGCGGGACCGGCGGGCGCGTCCGCCGCCCACGCGGCGGCCGTGACCGGTCGGCGGGTCCTGCTGCTGGAGAAGTCCGAGTTGCCGCGCTACAAGACGTGCGGCGGCGGCATCATCGGGCCGTCCCGTGACGCGCTGCCGCCCGGCTACGAACTCCCGTTGCGCGACCGGGTGCACGCGGTCACCTTCAGCCTCAACGGCCGGCTGACCCGCACCAAGCGCTCCCGCCAGATGCTCTTCGGCCTGATCAACCGGCCCGAGTTCGACGCCGGGCTGGTGGACGCCGCCCGCGAGGCGGGCGCGGAGGTGCGCACCGGCGTGACCGTCTCCCGGGTCGAGCAGCACGGCCCGGGCGTGCCGGACCGCCGCACCGTCGCGGTCGTGGTGACCGGCGGCCCGGGGGTCCCGCGCGGCGAGGAGCAGACCGTCTACGCCCGGGCCGTGGTCGGCGCCGACGGCAGTGCCAGCCGGATAGGAGCACACGTCGGGGTGAAGCTCGACCAGGTCGACCTCGGGCTGGAGTCCGAGATCCCGGTGCCCGCCTCGGTCGCGGAGGACTGGGCCGGCCGGGTGCACATCGACTGGGGCCCGCTGCCGGGCAGTTACGGCTGGGTCTTCCCCAAGGGCGACTCGCTGACCGTGGGGGTCATCTCGGCGCGCGGCGACGGCGGCGCCACCAAGCGCTACCTCGACGACTTCGTGGCCAGGCTGGGCCTGTCCGGTTTCGAACCGAGCGTCTCCTCCGGGCACCTGACCCGTTGCCGCGCCGACGACTCGCCGCTCTCCCGCGGCCGGGTGCTGGTCTGCGGCGACGCCGCCGGGCTGCTGGAGCCCTGGACCCGCGAGGGCATCTCCTACGCGCTTCGCTCCGGCCGGCTGGCCGGGGAGTGGGCGGTGCGCATCGCCGAGGCCCACGACGCGGTGGACGCCCGCCGGCAGGCCCTGAACTACGCCTTCGCGGTCAAGGCCGGACTGGGCGTCGAGATGGGCGTGGGACGGCGGATGCTGGCGCTGTTCGAACGGCGCCCCGGACTGCTGCACGCGGCGCTCACCAGTTTCCCGCCGGCCTGGCGGGCGTTCGCCGGGATCACCCGCGGGAAGCGCTCGCTGGCCGATTTGGTCCGCAGCCACTCGATCGCGCGCCGCGCCCTGGACGCCGTCGACCGCCCCTGA
- a CDS encoding dipeptidase encodes MSSVPLSETVASLIPRARTDLAELVSFASVADERQFPRSESQKAAAWIAEALRAEGFEDVALLDTPDGTQSVYGLLPGPAGAPTVLLYAHYDVQPPLDESRWLSPPFELTERDGRWYGRGAADCKGGLVMHLTALRALRAHGGVPLNVKVIVEGSEEQGTAGLEVYAEEHPDLLTADAIVIGDTGNFRVGLPTVTASLRGMVVSEVRVATLAGNLHSGQFGGAAPDALAALIQMLATLRDPSGATTVDGLDNSGEWTGLAYDEADFRRDAKVLDGVELIGDGTVADRLWARPAVTVLGIDAPAVVGATPSVQAEAGALVSVRVPPGADAAKAAEALENHLRAAAPWGARVEVRQSGSGQPFAADTGSPAYASMAEAMREAYGQEMAIVGQGGSIPLCNTLATLYPSAEILLIGLSEPEAQIHAVNESVSPQELERLSLTEALFLRRYAAAHPAGQES; translated from the coding sequence ATGTCCTCAGTCCCGCTGTCCGAGACCGTCGCGTCGCTGATCCCCCGTGCCAGGACCGATCTGGCCGAGCTGGTGTCGTTCGCGTCGGTGGCCGACGAGCGGCAGTTCCCCCGCAGCGAGTCGCAGAAGGCGGCGGCCTGGATCGCGGAGGCGCTGCGCGCGGAGGGCTTCGAGGACGTCGCGCTGCTCGACACGCCGGACGGCACCCAGTCGGTCTACGGCCTGCTGCCCGGCCCGGCCGGCGCGCCCACGGTGCTGCTCTACGCGCACTACGACGTCCAGCCGCCGCTGGACGAGTCCCGGTGGCTGTCCCCGCCGTTCGAGCTGACCGAGCGGGACGGTCGCTGGTACGGGCGCGGCGCGGCGGACTGCAAGGGCGGCCTGGTGATGCACCTGACCGCGCTGCGGGCGCTGCGCGCGCACGGCGGCGTCCCGCTCAACGTCAAGGTGATCGTGGAGGGTTCGGAGGAGCAGGGCACCGCCGGCCTGGAGGTGTACGCGGAGGAGCACCCCGACCTGCTGACCGCCGACGCGATCGTGATCGGCGACACCGGCAACTTCCGGGTCGGCCTGCCGACGGTCACCGCCTCGCTGCGCGGCATGGTGGTGTCCGAGGTCCGGGTGGCCACCCTCGCGGGCAACCTGCACTCGGGGCAGTTCGGCGGTGCCGCCCCCGACGCGCTGGCCGCGCTGATCCAGATGCTGGCCACGCTGCGCGACCCGTCCGGCGCGACCACCGTGGACGGCCTCGACAACTCCGGCGAGTGGACCGGACTCGCCTACGACGAGGCCGACTTCCGCCGCGACGCCAAGGTGCTCGACGGTGTGGAGCTGATCGGCGACGGCACCGTCGCGGACCGGCTGTGGGCCCGGCCCGCCGTGACCGTGCTGGGCATCGACGCCCCCGCCGTGGTGGGCGCCACCCCCTCGGTGCAGGCCGAGGCGGGCGCCCTCGTGAGCGTCCGGGTGCCGCCGGGCGCCGACGCGGCCAAGGCCGCCGAGGCGCTGGAGAACCACCTGCGGGCGGCCGCGCCCTGGGGCGCCAGGGTGGAGGTGCGGCAGAGCGGCAGCGGCCAGCCGTTCGCCGCCGACACCGGCAGCCCGGCGTACGCCTCGATGGCCGAGGCGATGCGGGAGGCGTACGGCCAGGAGATGGCGATCGTGGGCCAGGGCGGGTCGATCCCGCTGTGCAACACCCTCGCCACGCTCTACCCGTCCGCCGAGATCCTGCTGATCGGACTGAGCGAGCCGGAGGCGCAGATCCACGCGGTCAACGAGAGCGTGTCTCCGCAGGAACTGGAGCGGCTGTCGCTGACCGAGGCGCTGTTCCTGCGCCGGTACGCCGCGGCGCACCCCGCCGGCCAGGAGTCCTGA
- a CDS encoding NUDIX hydrolase, producing the protein MIIWVNGAFGAGKSGAAREMLDLVPESTLYEPEVLGGCLRQLLPEKRLQEVTDYQDLAIWRRLVVETAASLLAEVGGVLITPMTLLRQEHRDEIFGGLAARGIEVRHVLLDPGETILRARIAARTAGPDDPGADDTARRWALDRVVDYTAALPWLAADAHVIDTAGLDPRQTAVAVTEAIGRGEGVCGIVQTPEPRAETVAAGVLLFDDADRVLLVDPTYKPGWEFPGGIVERGESPSRAGHREVAEELGIELPGGLDLLVVDWEPPQPPGHGGLRLLFDGGRMPSADIGRLLLPEDELRGWRFVTEDEAAGLLPPVRLDRLRWALRAREQGRALSLEAGHPAR; encoded by the coding sequence GTGATCATCTGGGTGAACGGGGCGTTCGGCGCCGGCAAGTCCGGCGCGGCGCGGGAGATGCTGGACCTGGTACCGGAGAGCACCCTGTACGAACCCGAGGTGCTCGGCGGCTGCCTGCGCCAACTGCTGCCGGAGAAGCGGCTCCAGGAGGTCACCGACTACCAGGACCTCGCGATCTGGCGGCGGTTGGTGGTGGAGACCGCCGCCTCGCTGCTCGCCGAGGTCGGCGGCGTGCTCATCACACCGATGACGCTGCTGCGCCAGGAGCACCGCGACGAGATCTTCGGCGGGCTCGCGGCCCGGGGCATCGAGGTGCGGCACGTCCTGCTCGACCCGGGAGAAACGATCCTCCGCGCCCGTATCGCGGCCCGGACGGCAGGTCCCGACGACCCGGGCGCCGACGACACCGCCCGCCGCTGGGCGCTCGACCGCGTCGTGGACTACACCGCGGCGCTGCCCTGGCTGGCCGCCGACGCGCACGTGATCGACACCGCCGGGCTCGACCCGCGGCAGACCGCGGTGGCCGTGACCGAGGCGATCGGCCGCGGCGAGGGCGTGTGCGGCATCGTCCAGACGCCCGAGCCGCGCGCCGAGACGGTCGCCGCGGGCGTGCTGCTCTTCGACGACGCCGACCGGGTGCTGCTGGTCGACCCGACCTACAAGCCGGGCTGGGAGTTCCCCGGCGGCATCGTGGAGCGCGGCGAGTCGCCGTCCCGGGCCGGACACCGGGAGGTGGCCGAGGAGTTGGGCATCGAGCTGCCCGGCGGGCTCGACCTGCTCGTCGTGGACTGGGAACCGCCGCAGCCGCCGGGACACGGCGGGCTGCGGCTGCTCTTCGACGGCGGCCGGATGCCGTCGGCGGACATCGGCCGGCTGCTGCTGCCCGAGGACGAACTGCGCGGCTGGCGCTTCGTCACCGAGGACGAGGCCGCCGGCCTGCTGCCACCGGTCCGGCTGGACCGCCTGCGATGGGCGCTGCGGGCACGGGAGCAGGGCCGCGCGCTGAGCCTGGAGGCCGGCCACCCCGCGCGGTGA
- a CDS encoding DUF2797 domain-containing protein has translation MWRSTGTRWREEGAHWTWWHPSHGVRASPLPLGSALRLSVDGSAARRCAGVRRADRTIPCPDAADLPPGARRDQCEPCAALDRRSSVATDTVPDDGRPYRVYLAYFGPGLLKVGITAAARGRVRLLEQAAVCFAFLGEGPLMAARRTESVLGSALDVPDRVRDPAKRAARHRLPDAAARAAEVAALHARAASLRDRLPESLAPAPPHCVDHAEVFGLAADPPPPPPAAEVTALVPGCALAGTVRAVAGHDVYLDTPGGPLLFDTRLAAGWPLRRPGPGREPADARAAPTAPLRSPAPPQEALF, from the coding sequence ATGTGGCGGAGCACGGGCACGCGCTGGCGGGAGGAGGGCGCCCACTGGACGTGGTGGCACCCCTCGCACGGCGTGCGTGCGAGCCCCCTCCCGCTCGGCAGTGCCCTGCGCCTGTCGGTGGACGGCTCCGCGGCGCGGCGGTGCGCGGGGGTGCGGCGCGCGGATCGCACCATCCCGTGCCCGGATGCCGCCGACCTGCCGCCCGGCGCGCGGCGCGACCAGTGCGAGCCCTGCGCCGCGCTGGACCGCAGGTCCTCGGTCGCCACGGACACCGTGCCGGACGACGGCCGGCCGTACCGCGTGTACCTGGCGTACTTCGGGCCCGGTCTGCTCAAGGTCGGCATCACCGCGGCGGCCCGGGGGCGCGTGCGCCTGCTGGAGCAGGCGGCGGTGTGCTTCGCCTTCCTCGGCGAGGGGCCGCTGATGGCCGCGCGCCGGACGGAATCGGTGCTGGGCAGCGCCCTTGACGTGCCCGACCGGGTGCGGGACCCGGCCAAGCGGGCGGCCCGGCACCGCCTGCCGGACGCGGCGGCCCGCGCCGCCGAGGTGGCGGCGCTGCACGCGCGGGCGGCGTCCCTGCGCGACCGGCTGCCGGAGTCGCTCGCGCCCGCGCCGCCGCACTGCGTGGACCACGCCGAGGTGTTCGGGCTCGCCGCCGACCCGCCGCCCCCTCCCCCGGCCGCCGAGGTCACCGCGCTGGTGCCCGGCTGCGCGCTGGCTGGCACGGTCCGCGCGGTCGCGGGACACGACGTGTACCTCGACACCCCCGGCGGCCCGCTGCTGTTCGACACCCGCCTGGCGGCGGGGTGGCCGCTGCGCCGTCCGGGCCCGGGCCGGGAGCCCGCCGACGCCCGCGCCGCCCCGACCGCACCGCTGCGCTCCCCCGCGCCGCCGCAGGAAGCCCTGTTCTGA